A window of Struthio camelus isolate bStrCam1 chromosome 15, bStrCam1.hap1, whole genome shotgun sequence contains these coding sequences:
- the BHLHA15 gene encoding class A basic helix-loop-helix protein 15 yields MKTKNKGKKQRLTVEEEAFSEESVMRKKELVKRLRHRERRNGGSKESSKITAAKTKRAWSNTDRQLRRLESNERERQRMHKLNNAFQALREVIPHVRAENKLSKIETLTLAKNYIKSLTSIILNMSNGHFPAAEGIGGASGSRLHQHYQQQRGGGEHEEHPKKKLHAES; encoded by the coding sequence ATGAAgactaaaaacaaaggaaagaagcaaaggcTTACTGTTGAGGAAGAAGCGTTTTCTGAGGAGTCagtgatgagaaaaaaagaactggTGAAACGCTTGCGACACAGAGAAAGGAGGAACGGGGGAAGCAAGGAGAGCAGCAAGATTACTGCAGCCAAAACCAAGCGTGCTTGGAGCAATACAGACAGACAGCTGAGGAGACTGGAAAGCAATGAACGTGAGAGGCAGAGAATGCACAAGCTCAACAATGCTTTCCAGGCCTTGCGGGAGGTGATCCCCCATGTGAGAGCGGAGAATAAACTTTCCAAAATAGAGACTCTAACACTGGCCAAAAATTACATTAAATCCTTGACCTCCATTATACTCAATATGTCCAATGGACATTTTCCAGCTGCAGAAGGAATCGGGGGAGCCAGTGGGTCCAGATTGCACCAGCATTACCAACAGCAGCGTGGGGGTGGGGAACATGAggaacatccaaaaaaaaaactccacgCAGAGTCATAG